A segment of the Candidatus Hydrogenedentota bacterium genome:
GGTCGCCTTGGAGCGATATCGCGGTCCGGTCGAAATCGCGCGCGCGGGCCCGCAGTTCCTCGATGGTGCCGTCGCCGACGGTGCGGCCCCGGTTGATGATGACGATGCGGTCGGCCATCGCCTCGACTTCCTGCAGGATATGCGTCGAGAGAATGACCGTTTTCGTCGCGGCCAGTTTACGGATCAATTGGCGGATCTCGACAATCTGGTGGGGATCCAAGCCGGAAGTCGGTTCGTCGAGCACGATGATGTCCGGATCATGGATGAGCGCCTGGGCGAGGCCGGTGCGCTGTTTGTAACCCTTGGACAATTCGCGGATGATCTTGCGGTACATCGGCCGCAGCCCGCACTCGTCAAGCACGACTTCCACGCGCTGCTTCAGCTTGCCGCCGCTCAGACCCCGCGCACGCCCCACGAAATCCAGATATGTCCGCACTTCCATATCCATGTAGAGCGGCAGGATTTCCGGAAGGTATCCAATGATTCGTCGCACGCCCAGCGGATTGTCCAGCACATCTATCCCGCCGACCTGTGCCGTTCCGCTCGTCGGGTGCAGATACGTGGTCAGGATTTTCATGGCGGTTGATTTGCCGGCGCCGTTCGGTCCCAGCAACCCGACTATTTCGCCGCGGTTCACCTCGAAGGAGACATCCCTCAAGGCCACTACGGGACCGTAGTGCATCGTCAGCTTGTTCGCCTTGATCATGGTTGTTAGCACTCCTAAACCTGTTCCCGGTTGCATGTTTGCCTTCGGCGCGCCGCGTCCTCCCGTTACACGGCTTAATCTCCCGGAACGCCACGCCGCTAGACAAAGAGACACTAACAAGTCAGCAAAATCCGTGCCAGTAAAAAACACGGAATATCCCATCCGGACCAATCTGCGCAAGATGCTGATTGTCAACATTATAAGCGTTATTGACTCTTGATCGTTGGCATGTGGCCGCGCGACTCATTTGGGGTGGAATCCAGAGAACACGACTGAAAATGGGTATCGGAACATGCCTCCCTGTCGTCTTCTGTGGGGACCGAACGGCTTCGTCTGGTCTGAACCGTGGCATTGACAAGGGAACTCCCCTGCGGCCCGTCCGCCCTGTCCCAATGACGGGCTTGACTTCCGCGTTGGCATGTTCCACGCAAAGGCGGTAGAAGTTGCGAACCAAAGTATCATTGTACGATGATGATTCCCCGGCGATTGTGGAAAGTCGGCCCCAACCATGGATTGGGCCATCAACGAGGGAGTAACGGCGATGAACTTGACAAAGAGACAAAACACGCGGCGCGGTTTTCTGAAAGCGGCGGGGGCGCTGGGCGCAAGTCTGTATTTATCGGATTTATCCGCGGGGAGTCCTGCGGCCAACGCCCAGGCGAAGAAGGAAACGCTGGCGATTGACGGCGGGCCAAAGGCGGTCACCCATGCAGTCCCGAATGCGCAAAAATGGCCGCTGTACGGCGACGAGGAAATCCGGGCCGTCACGGAACTCCTGCGCAATCCGGACTACAAGCCCGTGGCGGAATTCGAGGAGGCATGGAAGGCGTATCACGGTTGCCCGTATGCAAAGGCGCACTGCAACGGAACCAGCGCGCTGACCTCGATGCTGTTCGCGCTGGATTTGCCGCCGGGCAGCGAAGTGCTCGTGCCGGATTACAGCACGTGGTTTCCGGTCGTGCCCATGCGGTTCTTCGATCTGGTCCCGGTGTTCGTGGACTCGAATCCCCGGACGCTGAACATTGACCTCGAAGACTGCAAACGCCGGCTAACCCCAAAAACGCGGGCAATCATGCCGGTCCACTGGTACGGCCTGCCGTGCGACATGGACGATATCTGCGCGTTCGCAAAAGAGCACGGGTTGGAGGTGGTGGAGGATTGCAGCCATGCGCACGGCGCGCGGGTCAACGACACGCTCGTCGGCAATTGGGGCCGTATGGCCGGGTTCAGTCTGCAAACCACGAAGCCGTTGCCGGCCATCGAGGGCGGCATCGGCATGTACAAGGACGCGCGGGATTTCGAGCGCGCCACCACCTACGGAAACTACGACCTGCCCCACACGTTCGCGGACGACAGCCCCTACAAGAAATACCAGGGCACGGCCTTCGGCGGGAAGATGCGCATTCATCCCATCGCGGCCATTCTCGCCCGCATCCAATTGAAGGATCTCGACGCGAAAAACGAGGCGGGCGTCGCGCAGGTCAAACGCCTCAATGATCGCATCACGCAGTTGCCCGGCGTGTCGGAACAATTCGTGCGCTCCGGCATCAAACGGGTGTTTTACGCGAAGAACATCATCTTCATTGACGAAAAAAAAGCGGGCATGTCGCGCGCGGCGGCGGTCAAGGCCTTACAGGCCGAAGGCGTCGAGGCCGCGGAATACAACCTGCGCTTGCAGCACACCTATCCGATTTACAGCGAGGAGAAATGGTGGCGGCACATGCCGGTGCTTCCCGCCGAGGACTCGCTGCCCGGATGCGCGGAGGCCAACCGCAAGGCGGTGCTCCTGCCGTATTTCACGTCGGAACAGCCCGAATTGATCGAACAGTACGGCAACGCCTTTGAAAAAGTTTGGGCGCATCGCGACAGCATCGCGAAAACGTAACGCCGAATTTATTCACATGGCCTGCGGCGGAAAAAAGACCGTTTTGGCAACATGCACATCGCTGTCGCGGATGAATTTGTGCCGCCGGATAGTGTTCGGCTCCGAGGCCATGTGGGCAGGCCGCGGCCTGATTCCGGGAATGGCGTGAAAGCCGTGGGAAAACTGGATCAGTTGCAGCGAAAACGGTTTGTCCGGTTCGAGGGCGAGGGAAAGGTCCACGCCTTCCCGGGGAAACACATGGAGGCTGAGATACCAGCGATCGCCCCCGGCGTCGAGCGGTTTGCCGAAAATGGACGCCGCAATCACCTTCGTGCCCTCTCCCGCGCGCACGTGCATGGACTCGGCATGTTTCGATTCGATGCGCACCACGACGTTGCGTATCCCGTTTTCAACGGCATCGGAGACTATCCGCGCTTCGGGTCCCAGGGATTCGACGACGGGGGCCGGCGCTTTCATCGTGAGTTCGGCATGGATGCGGGATGAAATTCTCCGGAAGGGATCTTTTTCCCGGTCGCTTTCGGATTCGGTTGGCGCATGGGAGGCGCCGGGCGGGAAAAACTGGGAAGTCCATTCATCGGGCGCCGGGTCGCTGCTGTACCAGTACGCCTGTTGTGCATCGAGATCGAGCCGGTACGACACGCAGTTGAATTGGGGACGGAGAGGCGTGGGGGCGCTGTTCAGCAAGCCAACGGCTATCAGTAGGCCGCCGGCTCCGGCGCAGACCGCCGGCAGCCAGAGGCGGCTTCGGCGCGTGATGATCGCCAGTTGCGGAACGGCCAAGCCGAGGACAAGCGCCGGGATCAGAATCGTCACGGGACTGGCAAGGATATACACGAACGAAAGCGCGGCCACAAAAGCGGGCGCAAAGAGCACAATGGCGGGAACGACAAACAGCGAAGCGACGGCCACCCGGGCCGGCGAAGGATCACCGGCATTTTTGTCCAGAAACAATAATGCCAGCCCCAACGAAGCGAACAGCAGGGGCCACTGGGCAATAAAAAGGCCCCCTTCCAGAAACACGCCGATCAGAAACATCAGGCCCACCCATGCCATCAGCGCGCCCGACGCGAGATGATACGGGCGGACAAGGCGCATGAACGTTCCGGCCAGCAGGACAAAGGTCGCGATGCCTATCAGGGCGAACGCTGTTCCGTACAGGTTGTTCTGCTGAATCAAATGAATATCGGGCAGCGAGGTCAGATCGCGCGTCAATTGCGTGAAGAGTTTCGACGGGCCATACAGCACGGCGAGCAATCCCATCTGGACGGCCGAGGTCACAATCAACGCCGCCGCAAACAACAGGCAGCCGGCCAGCAACCCCGGCAGGGTCAGGCGCCGCCGCACAAACCCCAGAATCAGCACGGTGGCAAGCAGGGCCACGACGATCCACGTCAAAGGATGGTTCCACGTCGCCGGATAATAGGCCAACAAGGGTCCGATTACCGTGAAATAAGTCAGATCCGGCGCCCTCACCTTGTCAATCGGGATATTTCCCAGATGGCGGGCGAGCCGAATGCCGTACTCGCCAAGATCCTGAAGGCTGGCCAGGCTGAGGTTGTCCGGATTGTCGTTTTTGGTGTGGTAATGGGCGAAATTGTCAATAAACGCAATGTTGTACCCCGTGAGACCCGCCTCCTTGAAAATACCGAAGTCGGCGCGAAACGGCAGGCGGTAGTAGATATCGGCCATGCAGGAACTGGTTACGGCATGCACGCCCGATTTCGCCAGTTGCCTGACGAGCCAGCCGTTTTCCGGGCCGGTTTCAAACATATAGGCCTTGCCGCGGTTGCCGCGCGCTTCGTACCCGATCAAAACCCCCACATCGCCAAACCACGGATGCTCGCAGAAGGCCTTGGCGCCGAGCATGCCGCTTTCTTCCGCATCGCTAAACACAAAGATAACGTCGTTTCGGAGCGGCGGCCCGGCCTTCAACGCCCGCGCGATTTCGATCATGGCCGCGATGCCCGCGCAATCGTCCGCCGCGCCCGGACCGTACGGCACGCTGTCGTAATGCGCCTCGAACATGATGGCCTTGGTGTTGGCCGTGCCGTACAGCCGCGCAAGAACCATGTTGCGCATGCCCGCGCTGTGTCCGCCCGCATAGGGACTCGCCACGTGCTCTGCCGGTATGCCGAGTCCGTTCATCGTGTCCACGATGTATTGCTGTACCCTTGTGTTGGCGTCCGAACCGGCCGGGTGCGGCTCGGAGGCCAGCGCCCGGTTGTAGACCAGCGCGCGTTCGGCGGAAAAATCCGTGGCGGGCGCGGTGGCGGGCTTCGGAAACGGCGGCCGGGCCATGTAGATCGCCGCAAAAGCCACCATCGCCAAAAAAAAGGCCGTGCCAATCGCCCATGAATCGCGATACCATGGGTTGCGGGAACCGGGACTGTCAACCATTACCGATACTCCTGAAACCAAAGACTTCCGCCAAAAATCAACCGAAATAGGGGCCATCAGCACCGTAAAGGCTTCGTCAACACAAGGTTTTCAAGGACATAAAGGACACTACCGGTAAAAAAACGGCCACGTCGTGAATGACGTCCTTTTCGTCATTATGTCCTCTCCGCTGTGATGCCTTTCCGGTCGCCATCGGCCGAAAATGGGGCCACGCGCCCAATTGGTTAGACCCTTCCCGGCGGAGGAAGGTTACAGGGAGGCGGCAGTCGGCAATCGTCCCAAGTAAAATCGCCGGGGATCAGAGGTCGCCGGCATCGAAGGCGCGCGCCATGGCCTTAACGCTCTTGATGTCCATTTTACCGGTGCCCAGCACGGGGATGGCTTCGACCCGGTAGAAAGCGTTTGGACGCGGTCTCCACAAATTCGGGAGTTCTTCGCATTTATCCATTGCCCGCAGGAGTTGCGCGAGTTGATCGTCGGACAACGTGTGGATGACGATCAAACGTTCGCCCCGGGCCGCGTCGGGCACGCCGGTCACGGCCAGCGCCTGTTCGGTAAGCCCGATAAGGTTATGAAGGGTATCCTCGATTTTGGTGTGCGAAACCATCTCGCCGGCAATCTTGCTAAACCGGGCGAGGCGGTCGGTCAGCGTGATGAACCCATCCTCGTCAACCGAGGCGATGTCGCCGGTTGAATACCAGCCGTCTTTCAAAACCGCCGCGGTTTTTTCCGGCATGCCGAGATAGCCTTTCATCACGTTGGGGCCTTTTACTTGAAGGAGTCCGGGCTGGCCGCATCCCAGGATTTCGCCGGTGTCGGGATCGATCACGCGGACCGCGATGCCGGGCATGGGACGTCCGACCGTGCCGCGTTTCATGCCGATTTGGTGATGGCCGTCGCCGTGGAAATCGGGGATATTGCTCGAAATCGCCGGGCTGCATTCGGTCGCGCCGTAGCCTTCGAGCGGTTCGACGCCAAATTTTTCCATGAACGCATCGCGCACGCGGTCAGTCAGTTTTTCGGCGCCGACCAGCAGGTATCGCAGGCTTTTCATGTCATCCGGATCGCAGCGTCGCGTAAAATTCTGAAGAAACGTCGGCGTCGAAATGAAAAACTCGGCCTTGTATTTTTTGATCAAGTTGCCGATGGCCTTCGGTTCGAGCGGGGTGGGATGATAGACGACGGACAGGTTGTTGATGAGCGGCGCCCAGATCGTACCCATGAACCCGAAGGAGTGGAACAGCGGCAGCATGGCCATCATGACGTCGCCGTCCTTGTGGGCGATGATCTGCGCCAGCGAATCCACGTTGTGCAGGATGTTGCCATGCGTCAGCATGACGCCTTTCGGATCGCCTTCGCTGCCGCTCGAAAAGATCACGGTCACCAGATCCTCGGCCGTGCGCCGGGGCGCACCCAGCAGGAAGCCCAACAGCCAGCCCGGACAGGCCTTGGCCAGCAGCCCCCCGATGACGCGATCCGCGGTCGTAACGGATTTCATGATGTCTTCGAGATAGACGGGGATGCCGGGCACGGTTACGGGCAGCCGTTCCAGAAAGGCCTTGGCGGTTATGCAATGCGAAAGTTTGCATTGCCGCGCATAGGATTCCATGGCTTGGGCCGAAGCGGTGTAGTTGAGGTTGATGGGAACACGCCCCATGAATTCAAGCGCCAGGTTCGTCAAACATCCGCCGACGGACGGCGGCACCAGAACGCCCACCATCGGCTGCTTGTCGAGAATGGCCCTGAGTTTGCGCGCCAGCACAATTGAACCAGCCAAAGTCTTGAAGTAACTGAGTTCGCCCGATCGGCTGTCGGCGATAGCCATGAGTTTGGGACGTCGGCGCGCGGCCTTCAGGAAAGCGCGATCCACCAAACACGGCTTCATCTTGCGCGCGGCGAACGCCTCCGCGCCCATTTCCTGGATGATGGAACGCAACACGGGGCCCGAGGTGTCCGCCGGCATGGGCGTGCCGAAACTGACCGTGGTGCGGTACGGGAATTCCTTCGGTTTCTTCCAAAAGAACCGGCCTTCGGAAAAACTGAACACGCTGCCCCACAGCCGATCGATATGCACCGGGATGATCGGCGCGTCAATCCCGCGCATGATCAATTCAAACCCCTTGCGAAACGACTGCAACTGGCCTGTTCGCGTAATCTCGCCCTCGGCGAACACACACACCAACTCGCCGTTTTTGATGGTGTCGGCCGCTTCTTTCAGGGAACGCCTCAATTCCGCGGGCGAATCGGCCGCCGAGACGGGGATGGCGTTCATGATCCTCGCGATGGGCCGCATCCACTTCATTTCATAGTAGCCGCGGTACATGAGAAAGCGGATGGGACGGTCCACCACGGCCTGCAACATGATCGGATCGATGTAGGAGGTGTGGTTGGCGACGAGGAGCCCCCCGCCGGTGATGGGAAAATTGGGGCGTCCGATGACCGACACGCGGTACACCGTGTTTGTGACGAGCCACAACAGGAAACGGATGACGAGGATCGGCAGCCGCCAGCACATATACAAGCCGACCGCCAGCGAAAATACCGCATTGAGCATGAAAACTTGCCGGGTGTTGACGCCCGCCCGCGTAAGCGCCCAGTACAGGGCCCCCGCGCCCAACATGCCCACGAACGTGAGCATGTTCGTCGTGGCCATGATGCCGCCCTTGATATGGTTTGGACTGCGCTGCTGGAGGGTCGCCGCAAGCGGCACATCGAACACGCCCGATGCGCAGCCGAGGCCGAAAAGCAGGATGAGGCATGTCCAAAAACTCATGTCCGGCATCGCCAGCAGGCCGCTGAACAACGCGATGCCCAGCACGCCCATCGGCACGAGACCCAGTTCGATCTTCTGACGAGACAAGTAGCCCGCCGCCAACGCGCCCACGCCAATGCCGACCGCCAGCGCCGCCAAGACCGCGCTGATCTGCGTTTCGCTAAGGTGAAGATTGGCCGCGCCGTACGCGAACACGTTTGCCCGGAGCAAGGCGCCCGCAAACCAGAAATAGGTGTAGCCGACGACCGTGTACAGCAGCCACCGGTCTTTTTTCATGATACGGAAGTGTTCAATCATGCCCTGCATCGGGTTGAGCCGGATGGGCTGTGCCGGATTCGCGGCCGGCGGTTTCGAGATGTATTGGGCCATCACCAGACCGGCACAGGAGAGAAACAGCAGGACAAACGTCGCCAGATACGTTTTGCCGCCCAGCGCGCTGTGCAACGGACCCGCCGCGCCCGTGCCGGCGATGATCGCGATAATCGTCCACATTTGAAGCACGCCGTTGCCCCAGGAAAGCTGGCTTTCTTCCAAAATTTCCGGCAGGATGCCGTATTTCGCGGGACTGAAGAACGCGCTATGCGTCGCCATGAAAAAAAGCATGACCCACAAGAACGCAGGCGATTCCAAATAGAACGCAAAGAAACCAAAACAGACAATAAAGATTTCCCAGACCTTCACGCATACCGCGATGAATTGTTTGCTGTACCGGTCGGAAAGCGCGCCTGCCACGCCGGGGAAAACCAGAAACGGCAGGCTGAAAATAATCGTCGAGACCGCCGTGACCATCGTCGCCGTGGATTCATCGGCGGTCTTGCCCGGTCCGATCAATACGCCCAAAATCGTGAACTGGATGAGGAATTGAAACAGGTTGTCGTTGAACGCCCCCTGAAACTGGGTGGCAATCAACGCCCAAAACCCCTTCATGCTGTACGGTTTGCCCGACGGCATCCCTTTCGACGCAACCATCGTTGCTCTCCTTGTTGTGATGCGCGCAGAAAACTACGCGCCGCCGCGCATCTTGGCCGTCTGCGCCCGCATGCGCTCCATGTACCGGATGACGTTCACGCACTCCGCATCGCTCAGGTCCGCCAAGGCCGCGTGAATCCGTTCGCGGTACAGCGGCTCGACTTGCTCGATCATGGCCCGCCCTTTCGCGGTCAACGAAACATGGTAGATCCGGCGGTTGCCCGACACGCTCTCGCGCACGACCAACTGCTTGCGTTCGAGTTTGTCGAGCACCGACGTGATGCTGGCCCGGCTGACCACGAGCCGCTTGCCAAGCCCCGCCTGCGTGATGGGGCCAATCTTGTATTTCAGGGCAAACAGGACGTTGAACTGCGCCTGGGTCAGGCCAAACGGACGAAAAAGCGCCTCGCCCACGGCCGAAAAGAGACCGGCCGTATGCACAATGTTCAAGAGGGTTTCATGGCGCAAGTCCGAAAACGGACGATCCAAATGAAGTTCGGCGGCCAGCGACACGGCCTTTGTTCCTTGTGTGTTATTTGTAGCCTTCGGGTAGATTGTAGAATGTGTAACCGTTAGAAGTCAAGCAATTTCTGTTTCCTTGCAGACGCTGGATTTGTGGTAAAATAGCCAAGCGTGCAGTAGTGGCCGTATTGTGTCCCAACAAAGCGTAACAAGGCAGGGTGGGATCTTGTTTATTGGCGGTTGTGTTCAACGGAGCGAAATCCGGAATGGCAGGATTGGCGTGGGGGGAACGTAATGCGGTCTTCAATCAAAAAAGAAATTCGCGGAGCGAGGAGGCAGCGGATGTCGAATAAGAATCTGGTTATGGGGTTGGTGGCGGGAATGTGTGCGGCGATGCAGGCGACCGCAGCCATTTGGTATGTTGACAAAGACAATACGGGCACGCAGAACGGCACAAGTTGGGGGACGGCTTATACCACGATTCAGCAAGCCATAGACTCCGCGGCGGCCGGGGATCGCGTATGGGTGGCCGAGGGTGTTTATGACGAGCCACGCACGGCGGACGCCGCGGGATCGCTCGTGCTCAAAACCAATGTCAGCGTGTACGGCGGCTTTATCGGCAAGGCCGCCGGCGGATACGAGACGCAGCTTTCGCAGCGGAATTGGGTGGCGCATGTCGTGACCATTGATGGGGCGAACGGACGCGGGGCCGGTGTTCGCGCGTACCATGTCGTCAAGGGGACGACGGGTTCGACGCTCGACGGTTTCACGATCACCGGCGGCAACGCCAACGGCAGCGCGTGGAACGGCTGCGGCGGCGGCTTTTTTAGCGACACGTCGGGCGGCACGGTGTCCAATTGTGTGTTTACAGCCAACAGCGCAAGCGTCGGCGGGGCCATCGGCAACCGGTCCTCATCCGCCACGTTTTCGAAGTGCACAATATATTCCAACACCGCGTTCAGCGGCGCGGGCGTGTACAACGACGGTGGATCGCCGGTGTTCTCGAACTGCCTGCTGTATCGCAACGTCGCCACCAACGGCGGCGGCATGTGGAGTTTCAACGGCAGCACGCCGTCGCTGGTCAATTGCACCTTTGCGCTCAACCAGGCCACCGCCGGGGCCGGCCTTTATGCCGACGGGGCGACGGTCACGTTGCTGAACACCATTCTTTTTTTCGATTCGGGGGGTGAAATCTTCAGCACCGGAGCGACCCTCAACGCGACCTATTGCAATGTGCAGGGGGGCTTGGCCGGCACGGGAAACATCGCCCAGAATCCGGTGTTTGCCGACGCCAATGTCAACGATTTCCGGCTGGGCAGCGGTTCGCCCTGCATCAATACGGGCACGAACGTCGGGGCGCCCGCCACCGACATCACCGGGACGACCCGGCCGCAAGGCGCGGCCTTCGACATGGGCGCGTATGAAATGGCGGCTCCAGTGGCCGATTTTACGGCGGTGCCGTCGTTTGGCGGCGCGGCGCTGGCGGTCCAGTTCACCGACACGACAGTCACGCCGTCGTGTATTCCTATCACGCAATGGTCGTGGATTTTCGGCGACAGCGCCACCAGTCCGGAACAGAATCCGGTGCATGTGTACGGGATCCCCGGCGTCTTTGCCGTCACGTTGACGGTAACGACTTCCGTGGGTTCCAGTTCCAAGACCGGTTACATCGGCTCGCTGGCTTCGGTGCAGTCGGTTCAGGTGGTGGACGGCCTGCACGTGGACGTGCAATACAACGGGGCCATGGGGGCAAGCGCCTCTTCGCCCGCCAATTACACCCTTTCCGGTACGGGCAAGGGCACCCTGGCCGCCAATCCAACGACGGTCACCCTGGTCGGCCCGAACCGGTTCCGGCTGGAATGGACGACCGGCGAGATGGTTCCCGACGGCGACATCACGATCACGGTTTCCAACGTGCTGGATGCGTATGGGAATGTGTTGAGCGGTTTCAACAGCGCGACGGATCCGCGGGGCGGCATGGGCGGCGCGCCCGGCGTTGAAACGGTGGCCGTGACGTCGGGCACGACGGTGGACGTGACGTACAACCGCCCGATGGGCGCCGGCGCCGTCACGGCAGCCAACTATGCGCTTTCGGGATCGGGCAAGGGCACCCTGGCCGTCAATCCCGCCTCGGTCGCGCTGGCCGGCAACAACAAGTATCGCCTTACATGGACATCCGGCGAGATGATTGATCGCGGGGACATTGTCATTACCGTGTCGAATGTGTCCGACGCCTACGGGAACGCCATCGGCGCGTACAACACCGGCACGCACGCGGGCGGTGCGGTCGGGGTCGCACCGCGGGTCACGACCGTCGCCGCGCAAACCGCCCAGACGATTGACGTGACTTTTTCGGAAGCCATGGGCGCCGGGGTAACCTCGAACGCCAACTACGTCTTGTCGGGACCGGGCATGGGATCCCTGTCCCCGAATCCAACATCCGTCGCGCTCAGCAGCGGCAACAAGTACCGGCTGACATGGGTTTCCGGCGAAATGGTCAACGGCGCGACGATAACCGTGACCGTTTCGGGTGTTTACGACGCGGCCGCCAATCCGATCGCCGGCATCAACAACAGCGGCACGCATTACGGCGGGGGAATCGGAACCGCGCCCACGGTGACGGCGCTTGCGATTCAATCCGGTTCAAGCATGGATGTTACCTTTAGCGAACTGCTGGGGGAAGGCGCCCTCGTGCCGACGAACTACATCGCAAGCGGCACGGGTCTCGGCTCGTTGAGCGCCTATCCGGCCGGCGTGGTCTATGTCGGCAGCAACAAATATCGTTTGACGTGGACCTCCGGCGAAATGCGCAACGGCGGCTCCATCACGGTGACCGTGTCGAACGTGAAAGATCCCGCGGGCAACGCAATCGGCTCGACCGGCAATTCCGGCACGGTCGCCGGCGGCGCGATCGGCGCCGCGCCGACGGTGCTCGGCGTGTCCGTGCAGGCCTCCAACGCGGTCAATATCCTGTTCAGCGAAGCCATGAACGCCGCGGCGTTGACAAACACCAACTACGCCTTGTCCGGAACCGGCAAGGGATCGCTTGCCACGTCGCCCAATTCCGTGACGCTCGTCGGCCTGAACACCTACCGTCTGGGCTGGAACACAGGCGAAATGGTGAAGGGCGGCAACATCACCGTAACGGCCAGCGGCATGTCCGACCTTGCCGGCAACCCCATCGGTTCGCCGAATTCGGGCACGGACGCCGGGGCGGCGGTGGCCAGCGTTCCCACGGTCCAGTTGACGTCCGCCACGCCGGCCACAACGGGCGCCTCGCCCATCCCCGTTTCGGTGGCCTTCAGCGAACCTGTGACCGGCTTTACCGGCAGCGACATCGCGACGGGCAACGCTTCCGTCGCCAACTTTGCCGGAACCGGCATGTCGTACACGTTCAACCTTGTGCCGGCCTCGGAAGGTCTGGTGACGGCGAACATTCCCGAAGGCATTGCAACGGATGCCGCTGGAAACGGAAACGCGGCGCTGGAGACCGTATTCACGCGCGTTTTCGCGCGGACCAGCGTCGTCTCGGCGACGGTTGTCTACAACGGGATGGTGGATGTCGTGTTCAGCGCGGCCATGGGCGACGGCGCCACCGCGCCGGCCAATTACACGTTGAGCGGATCAGGGAAAGGCTCGCTGGCCGCGCATCCGGACACGGCCGCGTTGCTCTATGGAAACACCTATCGGTTGACATGGGGATCCGGCGAGATGCTGGATCGCGGCAACATCACGATTACGGTCACGGGCGCGACCGATGCCGGCGGCAACCCGCTCGGCGCCGTCAACACGGCCACGCACTACAGCGGCGCCGTCGGCATTCCCCCAACCGTATATCTGAGCACCGACGCGCAAGGCGCCACGCGCCTCTCGCCGATTCCGGCGCGCGCCACGTTCAGCGAACCCGTCACGGGGTTTTCCGCGGAGGGCATTTCCCCGATGAACGCCACCGTGCAGAACCTCCAGGGCAGCGGAACGGATTACACGTTCGACCTTGTGCCCGCCGGCGCGGGGCCGGTCTTTGCGCAGGTTCTCGCGGGGGCCGCGTCCGATGCCGCGGGCAACCGCGTTTCGGCGTCGCCCATGTTCGTGCGGCTCTATGATCCCAATCCGCCCGCCGCCATGGTCACGCTCGACGATCCGTCGCCGACGGATGCCGATTCGGTCGCGTTCCGCGTCACGTTCAGCGAGGACGTGGACGACAGTTTCAATGCCGGCAACGTTTCGCTGATCGGATCGCTTGCCCCATACGCGACGTTCGCCATTTCGGGCGCAAGCCCCTCGTACAAGGTCCAGGTCGCGCTTTCCCACGGCGATGCGAGCGGCAACATCGGCATCCGCGTAAGCGCCACGGGAATCAAGGATGCCGCGGGCAACGAGTGCGCGAACGACGCGTCGGCCTATTATGTCGTCAACAACGATTTCGGTTTCGCCGCGCCGCCCGAAGGCGGGCAGGTGTACGCCGGCGAACCGTTCACGTTCACCATTGAACTTGAACCGCATGCGGATCCCGTCGTCCTCCAATGGAAATGGGAAAACAACCAAGGCGTCGTGACCGACGTGGGGTTCGACTCGCCCATGCTGATCCTGCCTGAAACCAACACG
Coding sequences within it:
- a CDS encoding Ig-like domain-containing protein → MSNKNLVMGLVAGMCAAMQATAAIWYVDKDNTGTQNGTSWGTAYTTIQQAIDSAAAGDRVWVAEGVYDEPRTADAAGSLVLKTNVSVYGGFIGKAAGGYETQLSQRNWVAHVVTIDGANGRGAGVRAYHVVKGTTGSTLDGFTITGGNANGSAWNGCGGGFFSDTSGGTVSNCVFTANSASVGGAIGNRSSSATFSKCTIYSNTAFSGAGVYNDGGSPVFSNCLLYRNVATNGGGMWSFNGSTPSLVNCTFALNQATAGAGLYADGATVTLLNTILFFDSGGEIFSTGATLNATYCNVQGGLAGTGNIAQNPVFADANVNDFRLGSGSPCINTGTNVGAPATDITGTTRPQGAAFDMGAYEMAAPVADFTAVPSFGGAALAVQFTDTTVTPSCIPITQWSWIFGDSATSPEQNPVHVYGIPGVFAVTLTVTTSVGSSSKTGYIGSLASVQSVQVVDGLHVDVQYNGAMGASASSPANYTLSGTGKGTLAANPTTVTLVGPNRFRLEWTTGEMVPDGDITITVSNVLDAYGNVLSGFNSATDPRGGMGGAPGVETVAVTSGTTVDVTYNRPMGAGAVTAANYALSGSGKGTLAVNPASVALAGNNKYRLTWTSGEMIDRGDIVITVSNVSDAYGNAIGAYNTGTHAGGAVGVAPRVTTVAAQTAQTIDVTFSEAMGAGVTSNANYVLSGPGMGSLSPNPTSVALSSGNKYRLTWVSGEMVNGATITVTVSGVYDAAANPIAGINNSGTHYGGGIGTAPTVTALAIQSGSSMDVTFSELLGEGALVPTNYIASGTGLGSLSAYPAGVVYVGSNKYRLTWTSGEMRNGGSITVTVSNVKDPAGNAIGSTGNSGTVAGGAIGAAPTVLGVSVQASNAVNILFSEAMNAAALTNTNYALSGTGKGSLATSPNSVTLVGLNTYRLGWNTGEMVKGGNITVTASGMSDLAGNPIGSPNSGTDAGAAVASVPTVQLTSATPATTGASPIPVSVAFSEPVTGFTGSDIATGNASVANFAGTGMSYTFNLVPASEGLVTANIPEGIATDAAGNGNAALETVFTRVFARTSVVSATVVYNGMVDVVFSAAMGDGATAPANYTLSGSGKGSLAAHPDTAALLYGNTYRLTWGSGEMLDRGNITITVTGATDAGGNPLGAVNTATHYSGAVGIPPTVYLSTDAQGATRLSPIPARATFSEPVTGFSAEGISPMNATVQNLQGSGTDYTFDLVPAGAGPVFAQVLAGAASDAAGNRVSASPMFVRLYDPNPPAAMVTLDDPSPTDADSVAFRVTFSEDVDDSFNAGNVSLIGSLAPYATFAISGASPSYKVQVALSHGDASGNIGIRVSATGIKDAAGNECANDASAYYVVNNDFGFAAPPEGGQVYAGEPFTFTIELEPHADPVVLQWKWENNQGVVTDVGFDSPMLILPETNTAQSGRYWCEATYHGTTYSSRKATLTVVGLLTIINQPQSVAVQIGQTVTLAVTAGGGVQPLRYTWRKNGVDIPNANGPTYIIPSVQLADAAGYSCQIRDDRTQSVTSETAVVRITESLPAAGMPGLMLLSAVLTMCGGVWIARRRALV